The following proteins come from a genomic window of Trifolium pratense cultivar HEN17-A07 linkage group LG4, ARS_RC_1.1, whole genome shotgun sequence:
- the LOC123881600 gene encoding phosphoglycerate mutase-like protein 4 isoform X1 — protein sequence MANYLHPDFVEIVVVRHGETTWNSLKKCQGQLDIELNELGKQQAAEVADRLSKEPKISAVYSSDLKRALETAQTIASKCGGLEVVKDLDLRERHMGNLQGLVFSELEKTNPIGYNILITENQNQEIPGGGESLDQLFERCKSSLLRIGRKHKGQRVVVVSHGASIQVLYKWACPDSKFVKNIYNASVTIFHLYSDDKLTLKLRADISHLTQN from the exons ATGGCTAA CTATCTCCATCCAGATTTTGTTGAGATTGTTGTGGTGCGACATGGTGAAACAACTTGGAACAGTTTAAAAAAATGCCag GGACAATTGgatattgaattgaatgaattaGGAAAACAGCAAGCAGCTGAA GTGGCTGATAGACTATCCAAGGAACCTAAGATCTCTGCTGTGTATTCTTCTGACTTGAAAAGAGCTTTAGAAACAGCACAAACTATTGCATCCAAATGTGGAGGACTAGAG GTTGTGAAGGATTTGGACCTGCGAGAAAGACACATGGGGAATCTTCAAGGACTTGTTTTTAGTGAATTAGAAAAGACTAATCCCATAGGTTACAATATTTTGATAACCGAGAATCAAAATCAAGAAATCCCA GGTGGTGGTGAGAGTCTTGATCAACTATTTGAACGCTGCAAATCTTCATTGCTGAGAATTGGCAGAAAACATAAAG GGCAGCGTGTAGTAGTTGTTTCTCATGGAGCATCCATTCAAGTGCTTTACAAATGGGCCTGCCCAGATTCCAAGTTTGTGAAGAATATATACAATGCATCTGTCACTATTTTTCACTTGTATAGTGATGACAAATTGACCTTAAAATTGAGGGCTGATATTAGCCATCTCACCCAAAATTGA
- the LOC123881600 gene encoding phosphoglycerate mutase-like protein 4 isoform X2, with the protein MMLVIYSYLHPDFVEIVVVRHGETTWNSLKKCQGQLDIELNELGKQQAAEVADRLSKEPKISAVYSSDLKRALETAQTIASKCGGLEVVKDLDLRERHMGNLQGLVFSELEKTNPIGYNILITENQNQEIPGGGESLDQLFERCKSSLLRIGRKHKGQRVVVVSHGASIQVLYKWACPDSKFVKNIYNASVTIFHLYSDDKLTLKLRADISHLTQN; encoded by the exons ATGATGTTGGTTATATATAGCTATCTCCATCCAGATTTTGTTGAGATTGTTGTGGTGCGACATGGTGAAACAACTTGGAACAGTTTAAAAAAATGCCag GGACAATTGgatattgaattgaatgaattaGGAAAACAGCAAGCAGCTGAA GTGGCTGATAGACTATCCAAGGAACCTAAGATCTCTGCTGTGTATTCTTCTGACTTGAAAAGAGCTTTAGAAACAGCACAAACTATTGCATCCAAATGTGGAGGACTAGAG GTTGTGAAGGATTTGGACCTGCGAGAAAGACACATGGGGAATCTTCAAGGACTTGTTTTTAGTGAATTAGAAAAGACTAATCCCATAGGTTACAATATTTTGATAACCGAGAATCAAAATCAAGAAATCCCA GGTGGTGGTGAGAGTCTTGATCAACTATTTGAACGCTGCAAATCTTCATTGCTGAGAATTGGCAGAAAACATAAAG GGCAGCGTGTAGTAGTTGTTTCTCATGGAGCATCCATTCAAGTGCTTTACAAATGGGCCTGCCCAGATTCCAAGTTTGTGAAGAATATATACAATGCATCTGTCACTATTTTTCACTTGTATAGTGATGACAAATTGACCTTAAAATTGAGGGCTGATATTAGCCATCTCACCCAAAATTGA
- the LOC123881601 gene encoding peptidyl-prolyl cis-trans isomerase CYP40-like — translation MVNPRVYFDISIGGELEGRIVIELFNDVVPKTAENFRALCTGEKGIGPNTGVPLHFKGSCFHRVVKGFMIQGGDISAGDGTGGESIYGTNFDDENFDLKHERKGILSMANTGPNTNGSQFFITTTRTPHLDGKHVVFGKVIKGIGVVRSVELGATGEDDRPEQDVVIVDCGELAEGEDEGVINFFKDGDTFADWPVDLDTKSEELEWWMNAVDSIKSFGNEHYKKQDYKMAIKKYRKALRYLDMCWEKDGVDQDKSTALRKTKSQIFTNSSACKLKLGDLNGALLDADFAMHDGDNAKALFRKGQVYMLLNDLDAALESFKKALELEPNDGGIKKEYAIVRKKVADRHDKEKKAYSKMFN, via the exons ATGGTGAACCCTAGAGTCTACTTCGACATCAGTATCGGAGGCGAATTAGAGGGTAGAATCGTCATTGAACTCTTCAACGACGTCGTTCCCAAAACCGCCGAAAATTTCCGAGCACTATGCACCGGCGAAAAAGGAATCGGTCCAAACACCGGCGTTCCCCTTCATTTCAAGGGTTCATGTTTCCATCGTGTCGTCAAAGGCTTCATGATTCAAGGAGGTGACATTTCCGCTGGTGATGGAACCGGCGGTGAATCAATTTACGGTACGAATTTCGATGATGAAAATTTTGACCTAAAACATGAACGTAAAGGGATTTTATCTATGGCGAATACTGGTCCTAATACGAATGGTTCTCAGTtttttattactactactagAACTCCTCATTTGGATGGAAAGCATGTGGTTTTTGGGAAGGTTATTAAAGGAATTGGGGTTGTTAGGTCTGTTGAACTTGGTGCTACCGGAGAGGATGATCGTCCGGAACAAgatgttgttattgttgattgTGGTGAACTTGCTGAAGGAGAGGATGAAGGTgttattaacttttttaaagATGGTGATACTTTTGCTGATTGGCCTGTTGATCTTGATACCAAATCGGAGGAGCTTGAATGGTGGATGAATGCTGTTGATTCTATCAAAAGTTTCGGAAATGAGCATTATAAG AAGCAAGATTATAAGATGGCTATCAAAAAGTATCGCAAGGCTTTGCGCTATTTGGACATGTGTTGGGAGAAGGATGGCGTTGACCAAG ATAAGAGCACTGCTTTAAGGAAGACAAAATCGCAAATCTTTACCAACAGTTCA GCCTGTAAATTGAAATTAGGTGACCTGAATGGAGCTTTACTGGACGCAGACTTTGCAATGCATGATGGAGATAATGCAAAAGCTCTGTTTCGCAAAGGCCAG GTGTATATGTTACTCAATGACCTAGATGCCGCTCTTGAAAGCTTCAAGAAAGCATTAGAATTGGAGCCAAATGATG GAGGGATCAAAAAAGAGTATGCAATTGTCAGGAAGAAG GTTGCTGATAGACATGATAAAGAGAAGAAAGCCTATTCTAAGATGTTCAATTAG
- the LOC123881602 gene encoding 50S ribosomal protein L25 → MAQWWRSAVNHLRSTEVNHSSLSSLRRSHSYHTIQAIPRESTGSKVAARDRMQGRIPAVVFFQNLLEKNPESRCSSRKHLLTVEKKQIKAVLNSIEAPFFCSTRFPIQIRAGSGSTHLLESGTVLPIKIHRDEESGNILNLVFVWAEDGMDLKVDVPVVFKGEDDCPGLKKGGFLNKIRTSLRYLGPSEHIPSKVEVDISNLDIEDRIFMRDIEVHPSLKLLNKNENMPICKIVPTSLGNQEPVAA, encoded by the exons ATGGCGCAGTGGTGGCGCTCCGCCGTCAACCACCTCCGATCAACGGAGGTAAATCATAGCTCATTATCCTCACTCCGTCGTAGTCATTCTTACCACACTATCCAAGCAATCCCGAGAGAAAGCACCGGCAGTAAAGTCGCCGCCAGAGACAGAATGCAAGGTCGAATTCCGGCCGTCGTTTTCTTCCAGAACCTTCTCGAAAAGAACCCTGAATCACGATGTTCTTCAAGGAAGCATTTGCTCACCGTCGAGAAGAAGCAGATTAAGGCAGTACTCAATTCGATTGAAGCTCCGTTCTTCTGTTCCACCCGTTTTCCGATTCAGATTCGTGCTGGTTCCGGATCTACTCATTTGCTTGAAAGTGGAACTGTTCTACCTATCAAG ATTCATAGGGATGAAGAGAGTGGGAATATTTTGAATTTGGTGTTTGTTTGGGCTGAAGATGGTATGGATTTGAAGGTTGATGTGCCTGTTGTTTTCAAAGGTGAAGATGATTGTCCTGGTCTAAAGAAAG GTGGATTTTTGAATAAGATCAGAACTAGTCTAAGATATCTTGGTCCCTCTGAGCACATTCCTTCAAAAGTTGAGGTGGATATCAGCAACTTAGATATTGAAGATAGGATATTCATGCGTGATATTGAGGTTCATCCATCCTTGAAGCTTCTCAATAAGAATGAAAACATGCCCATATGTAAAATAGTTCCAACAAGTTTGGGAAACCAAGAACCAGTTGCTGCGTGA
- the LOC123881606 gene encoding serine/threonine-protein kinase SRK2I — MDRAAMTVGPGMDMPIMHDSDRYDLVRDIGSGNFGIARLMQDKQTKELVAVKYIERGDKIDENVKREIINHRSLRHPNIVRFKEVILTPTHLAIVMEYASGGELFERISNAGHFSEDEARFFFQQLISGVSYCHAMQVCHRDLKLENTLLDGSPTPRLKICDFGYSKSSVLHSQPKSTVGTPAYIAPEVLLRQEYDGKIADVWSCGVTLYVMLVGSYPFEDPNEPKDFRKTIQRVLSVQYSIPDNVQISPECRHLISRIFVFDPAERITMPEIWKHKWFLKNLPMDLMDEKIMGNQFEEPEQPMQSIDTIMQIISEATIPPAGTCSLDQFMADNIDMDDDFDDLEYESELDIDSSGEIVYAMY, encoded by the exons ATGGATCGGGCTGCGATGACTGTTGGACCGGGTATGGATATGCCGATCATGCATGATAGTGACCGTTACGATCTTGTTCGTGATATCGGCTCCGGAAATTTCGGTATTGCTAGATTGATGCAAGATAAACAGACTAAGGAACTTGTTGCTGTTAAATATATCGAACGTGGTGATaag ATTGATGAAAATGTCAAAAGAGAAATCATTAATCACAGGTCTTTGAGACACCCCAACATTGTTAGGTTTAAGGAG GTCATTTTAACACCTACTCATCTTGCTATTGTAATGGAGTATGCATCTGGAGGGGAACTTTTCGAGCGAATCAGTAATGCTGGGCATTTTTCTGAGGACGAG GCTCGTTTCTTCTTTCAACAACTCATATCTGGGGTCAGCTACTGCCATGCAATG CAAGTATGTCACCGGGACCTGAAGTTGGAAAATACTTTGTTGGATGGAAGCCCAACTCCTCGTCTGAAGATATGTGATTTTGGTTACTCCAAG TCTTCAGTGCTTCATTCACAACCAAAGTCAACTGTGGGAACTCCGGCATATATTGCTCCAGAAGTATTACTCAGACAAGAGTATGATGGAAAG ATTGCAGATGTTTGGTCTTGTGGAGTAACCTTATACGTGATGCTAGTGGGATCCTATCCCTTTGAAGATCCTAATGAGCCAAAGGATTTCCGGAAGACAATACAG AGAGTACTCAGCGTCCAGTATTCCATTCCAGATAATGTTCAAATATCTCCAGAGTGTCGCCACCTTATCTCAAGGATCTTTGTTTTTGACCCTGCAGAG AGAATTACCATGCCTGAAATCTGGAAACATAAATGGTTTCTGAAGAATCTTCCCATGGACCTGATGGACGAGAAGATAATGGGCAACCAATTTGAAGAGCCTGAACAACCAATGCAGAGCATTGATACAATCATGCAGATAATTTCAGAAGCTACTATACCACCAGCTGGAACCTGTTCTTTAGACCAGTTTATGGCAGATAACATTGATATGGATGATGACTTTGATGATTTGGAATATGAATCCGAGCTTGATATAGATAGCAGTGGGGAGATAGTGTATGCTATGTACTAA
- the LOC123881603 gene encoding probable disease resistance protein At5g66900 produces the protein MTGGLVEGAVLGAVFQEGTKPITNQIYKSLKFKTTRKKLASLVHRMMPVAKQIKLLNEKLDRPKEEAERSIEELEQAKEIVNKYAKVPWWKCCCLPCYQGKLHAMEEQIGSSSIVTLMNTARDGKETLSLVRDLKRRQFKRLLDAPVKPDFTVGLDFHLNQLKSWLLSSGVSVRVLTGLGGSGKTTLATLLCWDDQVRGKFGENLLFITVSETPNLKNIVQKMFQDCEYEVPCLEDDDDDDAIRNLRSLLKKIAESRPVMLVLDNVCQGSESFVEAFKVQVPDCKILITTRVKFPRFRTSVVKPLRPDDAVTLFRHFALPNDGERRTYVPDEEYVQQVAKGCWGSPLALKLIGGSLCGQDIAVWKKMVKLLSKGRSIVHSNKKLLNRLQKVLEDALEDNPIIKECFMDLGLFFEDKEIPVAALIDMWTELYNLDDDNIEGMNFVHDLDNLHLVNLAISREAASHIDNYYNHHFVTQHDLLKEIAIHQARQEPYEQRTRLIFDVNENSWDQQNQQNTVARTLSISTDKMLAPDWSNVVKAEKVEVLILNLHTDKFILPECIKKMTNLKVLIITNYNGFHFAELENFEILGCLPNLKRIRLQQVSVPSLCKLENLRKLSLYNCKTTLDFQSDAVSISELLPKLEELSVDYCKYLESLPAGLGDITSLKKLSITRCINFLVLPQEIGNLENLKVLRLGSCAELEQIPTSIGKLVELHFLDISGCPSLHTLPEEIGNLHNLKELHMTDFSPDTLPESVTKLQNLKHLICDQETAEYWEQHFKPSLPNLKIEKAKIKLFIAV, from the exons ATGACAGGAGGGTTGGTTGAAGGAGCTGTTCTTGGTGCAGTGTTTCAAGAAGGGACAAAACCAATCACAAATCAAATATACAAATCTTTAAAGTTCAAAACTACGCGCAAAAAACTCGCCTCCCTTGTGCATCGCATGATGCCAGTTGCTAAACAGATTAAACTGTTAAACGAGAAATTGGATCGTCCAAAAGAAGAGGCAGAGAGGTCAATAGAAGAACTTGAACAAGCGAAAGAGATTGTTAACAAATACGCCAAAGTTCCATGGTGGAAATGTTGTTGTTTACCTTGTTACCAAGGAAAGCTTCATGCTATGGAAGAGCAAATTGGATCCAGTAGTATTGTTACTCTGATGAACACGGCGAGAGATGGTAAAGAGACACTTTCCTTAGTGAGAGATTTGAAAAGGAGACAATTCAAGAGGTTATTAGATGCTCCTGTAAAACCCGATTTCACTGTTGGGTTGGATTTTCATTTGAATCAGTTGAAGAGTTGGTTACTCAGTAGTGGTGTGTCTGTCCGTGTGTTAACCGGCTTGGGTGGATCCGGGAAAACAACTTTGGCTACCTTGCTATGTTGGGATGACCAAGTTAGAG gaaaatttggggaaaattTATTGTTCATTACTGTGTCGGAAACTCCAAATTTGAAGAACATTGTGCAAAAAATGTTTCAAGATTGTGAATATGAAGTGCCTTGCCTTGAagatgatgacgatgatgatgcGATTAGAAACTTGAGAAGTTTGCTTAAGAAAATTGCGGAAAGTCGTCCGGTGATGTTGGTTCTAGATAATGTTTGCCAAGGCTCGGAATCCTTTGTTGAGGCCTTCAAGGTTCAAGTTCCagattgtaaaattttgatAACTACTAGAGTTAAGTTTCCACGGTTTAGAACTTCAGTCGTAAAGCCTCTTAGACCTGATGACGCAGTTACCCTTTTCCGTCACTTTGCTCTACCAAATGATGGAGAAAGGAGAACTTATGTTCCTGATGAAGAATATGTGCAACAG GTAGCAAAGGGTTGTTGGGGTTCTCCACTGGCCCTTAAATTGATTGGTGGATCACTCTGTGGACAAGATATCGCGGTGTGGAAAAAAATGGTGAAATTGTTGTCCAAAGGTCGTTCTATTGTTCATTCTAATAAGAAATTGCTTAATCGCCTGCAAAAAGTCTTGGAGGATGCATTGGAAGATAATCCTATCATCAAGGAGTGCTTCATGGACCTTGGATTATTTTTTGAAGACAAAGAAATACCTGTGGCAGCCCTCATTGACATGTGGACAGAATTGTATAACCTAGACGACGACAACATAGAAGGAATGAACTTTGTTCATGACTTAGACAACCTGCATTTGGTCAATCTTGCAATTTCAAG GGAAGCGGCAAGTCATATTGACAATTACTACAACCACCATTTTGTTACTCAACATGACCTTCTTAAGGAGATAGCTATCCATCAAGCCAGACAGGAACCATATGAACAAAGGACGAGGTTGATTTTTGACGTGAATGAAAATAGTTGGGATCAACAGAACCAGCAAAATACCGTTGCACGCACATTGTCCATATCAACTG ACAAAATGTTGGCCCCAGATTGGAGCAATGTTGTAAAAGCTGAAAAAGTTGAGGTTCTGATCTTGAATCTCCATACTGATAAGTTCATCTTACCGGAGTGCATAAAGAAAATGACTAACCTCAAAGTTTTGATAATCACCAATTATAATGGTTTTCACTTTGCTGAGTTAGAAAATTTTGAGATACTAGGTTGTCTACCCAACCTTAAAAGAATCAGGTTGCAACAGGTATCTGTTCCTTCTCTTTGCAAGTTGGAGAATCTGCGAAAATTGTCCCTTTACAATTGCAAAACGACACTTGATTTTCAAAGTGACGCCGTATCAATTTCGGAGCTGCTTCCAAAACTAGAAGAATTAAGTGTTGATTATTGCAAATATTTAGAATCACTTCCTGCCGGGCTCGGTGATATTACTTCCCTCAAGAAACTCAGTATCACAAGATGCATAAATTTTCTTGTGTTGCCGCAAGAAATTGGAAACCTTGAGAATCTGAAAGTATTACGACTTGGTTCCTGTGCCGAGTTGGAACAGATACCAACTTCAATTGGAAAGCTCGTTGAGCTACATTTTCTTGATATATCAGGTTGCCCAAGTCTTCACACTTTACCAGAAGAAATTGGAAACCTGCATAATCTAAAAGAGCTTCACATGACTGATTTCTCACCAGACACATTGCCAGAGTCCGTCACAAAACTCCAGAATTTAAAGCATTTAATATGTGACCAAGAAACTGCTGAATATTGGGAACAACATTTCAAGCCTAGTCTTCCCAATCTGAAAATAGAGAAggctaaaattaaattattcatCGCTGTATAA